A genomic region of Alligator mississippiensis isolate rAllMis1 chromosome 4, rAllMis1, whole genome shotgun sequence contains the following coding sequences:
- the LOC102571574 gene encoding C->U-editing enzyme APOBEC-1, with product MADSSEKMRGQYISRDTFEKNYKPIDGTKEAHLLCEIKWGKYGKPWLHWCQNQRMNIHAEDYFMNNIFKAKKHPVHCYVTWYLSWSPCADCASKIVKFLEERPYLKLTIYVAQLYYHTEEENRKGLRLLRSKKVIIRVMDISDYNYCWKVFVSNQNGNEDYWPLQFDPWVKENYSRLLDIFWESKCRSPNPW from the exons GCAGTATATATCAAGagacacatttgaaaaaaattataaaccaATTGACGGGACAAAGGAGGCACACCTGCTCTGTGAGATAAAGTGGGGGAAGTATGGCAAACCCTGGCTACATTGGTGCCAAAATCAGCGTATGAATATCCATGCTGAAGACTACTTCATGAACAACATCTTTAAAGCAAAGAAGCATCCTGTTCATTGCTATGTCACTTGGTACCTGTCCTGGAGTCCTTGTGCAGACTGCGCCTCAAAAATTGTGAAGTTCCTAGAGGAACGCCCTTATTTGAAACTAACAATTTACGTGGCACAGCTCTACTACCACACAGAGGAGGAGAACCGCAAGGGTCTCAGGCTCTTGAGGAGCAAAAAAGTCATCATCCGAGTCATGGACATCTCAG ATTATAACTACTGCTGGAAAGTCTTTGTCAGTAATCAGAATGGAAATGAAGATTATTGGCCCTTGCAGTTTGATCCATGGGTAAAGGAGAATTATTCCCGCCTGCTTGACATCTTTTGG GAATCCAAATGCAGGAGTCCAAATCCCTGGTAG